In Castanea sativa cultivar Marrone di Chiusa Pesio chromosome 6, ASM4071231v1, a single window of DNA contains:
- the LOC142640400 gene encoding uncharacterized protein LOC142640400 isoform X2, which yields MGRSSSPPETDDSGGGGGGGDAFRSIRGRFPLKRSRVKSDSDDRPVLHRSRSHPTRFNRKSLPWLKGKKSVFYFLVLLAVFLYAMSSMVLQSSITAVFRQGSDRGGRRSNREGLRIGSTLKFLPPRVLRSDGLDSLRSEPRIGVRAPRLAIILGNMEKNPQSLMLITVMKNLHKLGYVLKIFALEDGKARSMWEQLGGWISILGPEQYGHIDWLIFEGIIVDSLEAKEAISSLMQEPFCSVPLVWIIQEDILANRLLRYEEMGWKHLVSHWKTTFSRANVIVFPDFTLPMLYSELDTGNFFVVPGSPVDVWAAESYSKTQSKYQLRKNRGFSKDDMLVLVVGSSIFYNDLSWDYAVAMHAIGPLLTKYARRKDEGGSFKFVFLCGNTTDGYDDALQEVAARLGLLDGSVRRYGLNSDVSSVLLMADIVLYGSDQDVQGFPPLLIRAMTFGIPVIAPDFPVLKKYVVDGIHGIFFPKHNPDALMRAFSLLISNGKLSKFAQTVASSGKLLAKNILASECITGYARLLENVLNFSSDAMLPGSISQLQQGAWEWNLFRKEIEMGTVDMQNVDEKATLLRKYSVVYALEEEFTNFVYSTDGYANGTGILSEDMLTKLDWDVLRVLESSEEDERIEMEELEDRMERNLGSWDDLYRNARKAEKLKFEANERDEGELERTGQTVCIYEIYSGAGSWPFLHHGSLYRGLSLTLRERRLRSDDVNAAGRLPFLKDSYYRDILCEIGGMFSIANKVDDIHRRPWIGFQSWRAAGRKTSLSLKAEKVLEETIREKTTGDVIYFWARVDKDGVTGSNDVLTFWSMCDILNGGHCRSAFEDAFRRMYGLPLHVEALPPMPEDGGYWSALHSWVMPTPSFLEFIMFSRMFTDSLDALHTNSGKINMCLLGSSELEKQHCYCRVLELLVNVWAYHSARNMVYMDPHTGSLEEQHPVEQRKGFMWAKYFNFTLLKSMDEDLAEAADDGDHPREMWLWPLTGEVHWQGIYEREREERYRLKMDKKRKTREKLRERQKYGYRQKTLAVIDPKKRQKTIAE from the exons atGGGACGAAGCTCGTCTCCGCCTGAGACTGACGACAGTGGAGGCGGAGGAGGAGGCGGCGACGCGTTCCGCTCGATCCGCGGCCGTTTCCCTCTGAAGCGGAGCCGAGTCAAGTCCGACTCGGACGATCGTCCGGTTCTTCACCGCAGTCGATCTCACCCGACCCGATTCAACCGCAAGAGTCTGCCCTGGCTGAAGGGGAAGAAGTCGGTGTTCTACTTCTTGGTGCTTCTTGCTGTGTTCCTCTACGCAATGTCGTCGATGGTGTTGCAGAGCTCGATCACGGCGGTGTTCAGGCAAGGAAGCGATCGGGGAGGCCGGAGGTCGAATAGAGAAGGGTTGAGGATCGGTAGCACGTTGAAGTTCTTGCCGCCTAGGGTTTTGAGAAGCGATGGTCTCGATTCGTTGCGATCGGAGCCGAGGATTGGAGTTAGGGCTCCGAGGCTCGCtatt ATCTTAGGAAACATGGAGAAAAATCCACAGTCGTTGATGTTGATCACCGTGATGAAGAATTTACACAAACTGGGTTATGTGCTGAAG ATTTTTGCACTAGAGGATGGAAAAGCACGTTCAATGTGGGAGCAGCTGGGTGGCTGGATTTCAATTTTAGGTCCTGAGCAATATGGCCATATAGAttggttgat TTTTGAAGGCATCATTGTTGATTCCCTAGAAGCAAAAGAGGCCATTTCAAG CCTTATGCAGGAGCCTTTTTGTTCAGTACCACTTGTATGGataattcaagaagatatccttgCAAATCGTCTTCTACGGTATGAGGAAATGGGTTGGAAGCATCTTGTTTCTCACTGGAAAACTACTTTTAGTAGAGCTAATGTCATTGTGTTTCCAGATTTCACTCTGCCG ATGTTATATAGTGAGCTTGATACTGGAAACTTCTTTGTGGTTCCTGGATCACCAGTAGATGTGTGGGCTGCTGAAAGCTACAGTAAGACCCAGTCCAAATACCAGTTAAGGAAGAACCGTGGATTCAGTAAAGATGATATGTTGGTCCTAGTTGTAGGAAGTTCTATCTTCTATAATGACCTATCCTGGGACTATGCTGTAGCAATGCATGCTATAGGACCGCTGCTAACAAAATATGCAAGGAGGAAAGATGAAGGAGGctcatttaaatttgtttttctatGTGGTAATACTACTGATGGATATGATGATGCTTTACAG GAAGTTGCTGCACGTCTGGGACTTCTTGATGGCTCTGTGAGGCGTTATGGCTTGAATAGTGATGTAAGTAGTGTGTTGTTAATGGCTGACATTGTTCTCTACGGCTCTGACCAAGATGTACAGGGTTTTCCTCCTTTGCTTATCCGAGCAATGACCTTTGGAATCCCTGTTATTGCACCTGATTTTCCTGTCTTGAAAAAATAT GTTGTTGATGGAATCCATggaatttttttcccaaaacatAACCCTGATGCTTTGATGAGGGCTTTCTCACTTCTGATTTCAAATGGAAAACTTTCCAAGTTTGCTCAAACAGTTGCTTCCTCTGGAAAATTGCTTGCTAAGAACATACTGGCTTCAGAATGCATTACTGGATATGCGAGGCTACTGGAAAATGTACTCAATTTTTCATCAGATGCCATGCTGCCAGGTTCTATTTCTCAGCTTCAACAAGGGGCATGGGAGTGGAATCTGTTCAGGAAGGAAATAGAAATGGGAACTGTTGACATGCAAAACGTTGATGAGAAGGCTACTTTGTTGAGAAAGTACAGTGTTGTTTATGCTCTTGAAGAAGAGTTTACTAATTTTGTTTATTCAACCGATGGCTATGCTAACGGAACTGGGATTCTGTCAGAAGATATGCTGACTAAACTAGATTGGGATGTTCTGAGGGTATTAGAAAGTTCTGAAGAGGATGAGAGGATAGAAATGGAGGAG CTTGAAGATAGAATGGAGAGAAACCTTGGATCATGGGATGATCTTTATCGTAATGCTCGCAAAGCTGAAAAACTTAAGTTTGAAGCAAATGAAAGGGATGAGGGAGAGCTTGAGAGGACAGGCCAGACTGTGTGCATTTATGAGATCTACAGTGGAGCTGGGTCCTGGCCATTCTTGCACCATGGTTCTTTGTACCGTGGTTTAAGTCTT ACTTTAAGAGAACGGAGGTTGAGATCGGATGATGTTAATGCAGCAGGGCGGCTTCCCTTTTTGAAAGACTCTTACTATCGGGATATTCTATGTGAGATTGGGGGAATGTTCTCTATTGCAAATAAGGTGGATGACATTCATCGAAGACCTTGGATAGGGTTTCAATCATGGCGTGCTGCTGGTAGGAAG ACTTCGTTGTCCTTAAAAGCTGAAAAAGTATTGGAAGAAACAATACGAGAGAAAACTACAGGAGATGTAATATACTTTTGGGCACGGGTGGACAAGGATGGAGTAACAGGAAGCAATGACGTGCTCACTTTTTGGTCCATGTGTGACATCTTAAATGGAGGACACTGCAG GTCTGCTTTTGAAGATGCATTCCGCCGGATGTATGGATTGCCATTGCATGTAGAAGCTCTTCCGCCCATGCCAGAAGATGGTGGTTACTGGTCCGCTCTGCACAGCTGGGTGATGCCAACCCCTTCCTTTCTGGAGTTCATAATGTTTTCCCG GATGTTTACTGATTCTCTTGATGCCTTGCACACCAACTCTGGTAAAATTAATATGTGCTTGTTGGGATCCTCTGAGCTTGAG AAACAGCACTGTTATTGTCGTGTATTGGAACTACTGGTCAATGTTTGGGCTTATCATAGTGCTAGAAATATGGTCTACATGGATCCACACACAGGTTCACTGGAAGAGCAGCACCCAGTTGAACAACGCAAGGGATTCATGTGGGCAAAATACTTTAATTTTACATTGTTGAAGAGTATGGATGAAGATTTAGCAGAGGCTGCAGATGATGGTGATCATCCCCGTGAGATGTGGTTGTGGCCATTAACAGGGGAAGTGCATTGGCAAGGGATTTATGAAAGGGAGAGGGAGGAAAGATATAGGCTGAAGATGgacaagaagagaaaaacaagagagaaacTTCGTGAAAGGCAGAAGTACGGTTATAGGCAGAAGACACTTGCAGTTATTGATCCAAAAAAAAGGCAGAAGACAATTGCAGAATAG
- the LOC142640400 gene encoding uncharacterized protein LOC142640400 isoform X1, which translates to MGRSSSPPETDDSGGGGGGGDAFRSIRGRFPLKRSRVKSDSDDRPVLHRSRSHPTRFNRKSLPWLKGKKSVFYFLVLLAVFLYAMSSMVLQSSITAVFRQGSDRGGRRSNREGLRIGSTLKFLPPRVLRSDGLDSLRSEPRIGVRAPRLAIILGNMEKNPQSLMLITVMKNLHKLGYVLKIFALEDGKARSMWEQLGGWISILGPEQYGHIDWLIFEGIIVDSLEAKEAISSLMQEPFCSVPLVWIIQEDILANRLLRYEEMGWKHLVSHWKTTFSRANVIVFPDFTLPMLYSELDTGNFFVVPGSPVDVWAAESYSKTQSKYQLRKNRGFSKDDMLVLVVGSSIFYNDLSWDYAVAMHAIGPLLTKYARRKDEGGSFKFVFLCGNTTDGYDDALQEVAARLGLLDGSVRRYGLNSDVSSVLLMADIVLYGSDQDVQGFPPLLIRAMTFGIPVIAPDFPVLKKYVVDGIHGIFFPKHNPDALMRAFSLLISNGKLSKFAQTVASSGKLLAKNILASECITGYARLLENVLNFSSDAMLPGSISQLQQGAWEWNLFRKEIEMGTVDMQNVDEKATLLRKYSVVYALEEEFTNFVYSTDGYANGTGILSEDMLTKLDWDVLRVLESSEEDERIEMEELEDRMERNLGSWDDLYRNARKAEKLKFEANERDEGELERTGQTVCIYEIYSGAGSWPFLHHGSLYRGLSLTLRERRLRSDDVNAAGRLPFLKDSYYRDILCEIGGMFSIANKVDDIHRRPWIGFQSWRAAGRKSHFLKQTSLSLKAEKVLEETIREKTTGDVIYFWARVDKDGVTGSNDVLTFWSMCDILNGGHCRSAFEDAFRRMYGLPLHVEALPPMPEDGGYWSALHSWVMPTPSFLEFIMFSRMFTDSLDALHTNSGKINMCLLGSSELEKQHCYCRVLELLVNVWAYHSARNMVYMDPHTGSLEEQHPVEQRKGFMWAKYFNFTLLKSMDEDLAEAADDGDHPREMWLWPLTGEVHWQGIYEREREERYRLKMDKKRKTREKLRERQKYGYRQKTLAVIDPKKRQKTIAE; encoded by the exons atGGGACGAAGCTCGTCTCCGCCTGAGACTGACGACAGTGGAGGCGGAGGAGGAGGCGGCGACGCGTTCCGCTCGATCCGCGGCCGTTTCCCTCTGAAGCGGAGCCGAGTCAAGTCCGACTCGGACGATCGTCCGGTTCTTCACCGCAGTCGATCTCACCCGACCCGATTCAACCGCAAGAGTCTGCCCTGGCTGAAGGGGAAGAAGTCGGTGTTCTACTTCTTGGTGCTTCTTGCTGTGTTCCTCTACGCAATGTCGTCGATGGTGTTGCAGAGCTCGATCACGGCGGTGTTCAGGCAAGGAAGCGATCGGGGAGGCCGGAGGTCGAATAGAGAAGGGTTGAGGATCGGTAGCACGTTGAAGTTCTTGCCGCCTAGGGTTTTGAGAAGCGATGGTCTCGATTCGTTGCGATCGGAGCCGAGGATTGGAGTTAGGGCTCCGAGGCTCGCtatt ATCTTAGGAAACATGGAGAAAAATCCACAGTCGTTGATGTTGATCACCGTGATGAAGAATTTACACAAACTGGGTTATGTGCTGAAG ATTTTTGCACTAGAGGATGGAAAAGCACGTTCAATGTGGGAGCAGCTGGGTGGCTGGATTTCAATTTTAGGTCCTGAGCAATATGGCCATATAGAttggttgat TTTTGAAGGCATCATTGTTGATTCCCTAGAAGCAAAAGAGGCCATTTCAAG CCTTATGCAGGAGCCTTTTTGTTCAGTACCACTTGTATGGataattcaagaagatatccttgCAAATCGTCTTCTACGGTATGAGGAAATGGGTTGGAAGCATCTTGTTTCTCACTGGAAAACTACTTTTAGTAGAGCTAATGTCATTGTGTTTCCAGATTTCACTCTGCCG ATGTTATATAGTGAGCTTGATACTGGAAACTTCTTTGTGGTTCCTGGATCACCAGTAGATGTGTGGGCTGCTGAAAGCTACAGTAAGACCCAGTCCAAATACCAGTTAAGGAAGAACCGTGGATTCAGTAAAGATGATATGTTGGTCCTAGTTGTAGGAAGTTCTATCTTCTATAATGACCTATCCTGGGACTATGCTGTAGCAATGCATGCTATAGGACCGCTGCTAACAAAATATGCAAGGAGGAAAGATGAAGGAGGctcatttaaatttgtttttctatGTGGTAATACTACTGATGGATATGATGATGCTTTACAG GAAGTTGCTGCACGTCTGGGACTTCTTGATGGCTCTGTGAGGCGTTATGGCTTGAATAGTGATGTAAGTAGTGTGTTGTTAATGGCTGACATTGTTCTCTACGGCTCTGACCAAGATGTACAGGGTTTTCCTCCTTTGCTTATCCGAGCAATGACCTTTGGAATCCCTGTTATTGCACCTGATTTTCCTGTCTTGAAAAAATAT GTTGTTGATGGAATCCATggaatttttttcccaaaacatAACCCTGATGCTTTGATGAGGGCTTTCTCACTTCTGATTTCAAATGGAAAACTTTCCAAGTTTGCTCAAACAGTTGCTTCCTCTGGAAAATTGCTTGCTAAGAACATACTGGCTTCAGAATGCATTACTGGATATGCGAGGCTACTGGAAAATGTACTCAATTTTTCATCAGATGCCATGCTGCCAGGTTCTATTTCTCAGCTTCAACAAGGGGCATGGGAGTGGAATCTGTTCAGGAAGGAAATAGAAATGGGAACTGTTGACATGCAAAACGTTGATGAGAAGGCTACTTTGTTGAGAAAGTACAGTGTTGTTTATGCTCTTGAAGAAGAGTTTACTAATTTTGTTTATTCAACCGATGGCTATGCTAACGGAACTGGGATTCTGTCAGAAGATATGCTGACTAAACTAGATTGGGATGTTCTGAGGGTATTAGAAAGTTCTGAAGAGGATGAGAGGATAGAAATGGAGGAG CTTGAAGATAGAATGGAGAGAAACCTTGGATCATGGGATGATCTTTATCGTAATGCTCGCAAAGCTGAAAAACTTAAGTTTGAAGCAAATGAAAGGGATGAGGGAGAGCTTGAGAGGACAGGCCAGACTGTGTGCATTTATGAGATCTACAGTGGAGCTGGGTCCTGGCCATTCTTGCACCATGGTTCTTTGTACCGTGGTTTAAGTCTT ACTTTAAGAGAACGGAGGTTGAGATCGGATGATGTTAATGCAGCAGGGCGGCTTCCCTTTTTGAAAGACTCTTACTATCGGGATATTCTATGTGAGATTGGGGGAATGTTCTCTATTGCAAATAAGGTGGATGACATTCATCGAAGACCTTGGATAGGGTTTCAATCATGGCGTGCTGCTGGTAGGAAG TCTCATTTCTTGAAGCAGACTTCGTTGTCCTTAAAAGCTGAAAAAGTATTGGAAGAAACAATACGAGAGAAAACTACAGGAGATGTAATATACTTTTGGGCACGGGTGGACAAGGATGGAGTAACAGGAAGCAATGACGTGCTCACTTTTTGGTCCATGTGTGACATCTTAAATGGAGGACACTGCAG GTCTGCTTTTGAAGATGCATTCCGCCGGATGTATGGATTGCCATTGCATGTAGAAGCTCTTCCGCCCATGCCAGAAGATGGTGGTTACTGGTCCGCTCTGCACAGCTGGGTGATGCCAACCCCTTCCTTTCTGGAGTTCATAATGTTTTCCCG GATGTTTACTGATTCTCTTGATGCCTTGCACACCAACTCTGGTAAAATTAATATGTGCTTGTTGGGATCCTCTGAGCTTGAG AAACAGCACTGTTATTGTCGTGTATTGGAACTACTGGTCAATGTTTGGGCTTATCATAGTGCTAGAAATATGGTCTACATGGATCCACACACAGGTTCACTGGAAGAGCAGCACCCAGTTGAACAACGCAAGGGATTCATGTGGGCAAAATACTTTAATTTTACATTGTTGAAGAGTATGGATGAAGATTTAGCAGAGGCTGCAGATGATGGTGATCATCCCCGTGAGATGTGGTTGTGGCCATTAACAGGGGAAGTGCATTGGCAAGGGATTTATGAAAGGGAGAGGGAGGAAAGATATAGGCTGAAGATGgacaagaagagaaaaacaagagagaaacTTCGTGAAAGGCAGAAGTACGGTTATAGGCAGAAGACACTTGCAGTTATTGATCCAAAAAAAAGGCAGAAGACAATTGCAGAATAG
- the LOC142640400 gene encoding uncharacterized protein LOC142640400 isoform X3, producing the protein MEKNPQSLMLITVMKNLHKLGYVLKIFALEDGKARSMWEQLGGWISILGPEQYGHIDWLIFEGIIVDSLEAKEAISSLMQEPFCSVPLVWIIQEDILANRLLRYEEMGWKHLVSHWKTTFSRANVIVFPDFTLPMLYSELDTGNFFVVPGSPVDVWAAESYSKTQSKYQLRKNRGFSKDDMLVLVVGSSIFYNDLSWDYAVAMHAIGPLLTKYARRKDEGGSFKFVFLCGNTTDGYDDALQEVAARLGLLDGSVRRYGLNSDVSSVLLMADIVLYGSDQDVQGFPPLLIRAMTFGIPVIAPDFPVLKKYVVDGIHGIFFPKHNPDALMRAFSLLISNGKLSKFAQTVASSGKLLAKNILASECITGYARLLENVLNFSSDAMLPGSISQLQQGAWEWNLFRKEIEMGTVDMQNVDEKATLLRKYSVVYALEEEFTNFVYSTDGYANGTGILSEDMLTKLDWDVLRVLESSEEDERIEMEELEDRMERNLGSWDDLYRNARKAEKLKFEANERDEGELERTGQTVCIYEIYSGAGSWPFLHHGSLYRGLSLTLRERRLRSDDVNAAGRLPFLKDSYYRDILCEIGGMFSIANKVDDIHRRPWIGFQSWRAAGRKSHFLKQTSLSLKAEKVLEETIREKTTGDVIYFWARVDKDGVTGSNDVLTFWSMCDILNGGHCRSAFEDAFRRMYGLPLHVEALPPMPEDGGYWSALHSWVMPTPSFLEFIMFSRMFTDSLDALHTNSGKINMCLLGSSELEKQHCYCRVLELLVNVWAYHSARNMVYMDPHTGSLEEQHPVEQRKGFMWAKYFNFTLLKSMDEDLAEAADDGDHPREMWLWPLTGEVHWQGIYEREREERYRLKMDKKRKTREKLRERQKYGYRQKTLAVIDPKKRQKTIAE; encoded by the exons ATGGAGAAAAATCCACAGTCGTTGATGTTGATCACCGTGATGAAGAATTTACACAAACTGGGTTATGTGCTGAAG ATTTTTGCACTAGAGGATGGAAAAGCACGTTCAATGTGGGAGCAGCTGGGTGGCTGGATTTCAATTTTAGGTCCTGAGCAATATGGCCATATAGAttggttgat TTTTGAAGGCATCATTGTTGATTCCCTAGAAGCAAAAGAGGCCATTTCAAG CCTTATGCAGGAGCCTTTTTGTTCAGTACCACTTGTATGGataattcaagaagatatccttgCAAATCGTCTTCTACGGTATGAGGAAATGGGTTGGAAGCATCTTGTTTCTCACTGGAAAACTACTTTTAGTAGAGCTAATGTCATTGTGTTTCCAGATTTCACTCTGCCG ATGTTATATAGTGAGCTTGATACTGGAAACTTCTTTGTGGTTCCTGGATCACCAGTAGATGTGTGGGCTGCTGAAAGCTACAGTAAGACCCAGTCCAAATACCAGTTAAGGAAGAACCGTGGATTCAGTAAAGATGATATGTTGGTCCTAGTTGTAGGAAGTTCTATCTTCTATAATGACCTATCCTGGGACTATGCTGTAGCAATGCATGCTATAGGACCGCTGCTAACAAAATATGCAAGGAGGAAAGATGAAGGAGGctcatttaaatttgtttttctatGTGGTAATACTACTGATGGATATGATGATGCTTTACAG GAAGTTGCTGCACGTCTGGGACTTCTTGATGGCTCTGTGAGGCGTTATGGCTTGAATAGTGATGTAAGTAGTGTGTTGTTAATGGCTGACATTGTTCTCTACGGCTCTGACCAAGATGTACAGGGTTTTCCTCCTTTGCTTATCCGAGCAATGACCTTTGGAATCCCTGTTATTGCACCTGATTTTCCTGTCTTGAAAAAATAT GTTGTTGATGGAATCCATggaatttttttcccaaaacatAACCCTGATGCTTTGATGAGGGCTTTCTCACTTCTGATTTCAAATGGAAAACTTTCCAAGTTTGCTCAAACAGTTGCTTCCTCTGGAAAATTGCTTGCTAAGAACATACTGGCTTCAGAATGCATTACTGGATATGCGAGGCTACTGGAAAATGTACTCAATTTTTCATCAGATGCCATGCTGCCAGGTTCTATTTCTCAGCTTCAACAAGGGGCATGGGAGTGGAATCTGTTCAGGAAGGAAATAGAAATGGGAACTGTTGACATGCAAAACGTTGATGAGAAGGCTACTTTGTTGAGAAAGTACAGTGTTGTTTATGCTCTTGAAGAAGAGTTTACTAATTTTGTTTATTCAACCGATGGCTATGCTAACGGAACTGGGATTCTGTCAGAAGATATGCTGACTAAACTAGATTGGGATGTTCTGAGGGTATTAGAAAGTTCTGAAGAGGATGAGAGGATAGAAATGGAGGAG CTTGAAGATAGAATGGAGAGAAACCTTGGATCATGGGATGATCTTTATCGTAATGCTCGCAAAGCTGAAAAACTTAAGTTTGAAGCAAATGAAAGGGATGAGGGAGAGCTTGAGAGGACAGGCCAGACTGTGTGCATTTATGAGATCTACAGTGGAGCTGGGTCCTGGCCATTCTTGCACCATGGTTCTTTGTACCGTGGTTTAAGTCTT ACTTTAAGAGAACGGAGGTTGAGATCGGATGATGTTAATGCAGCAGGGCGGCTTCCCTTTTTGAAAGACTCTTACTATCGGGATATTCTATGTGAGATTGGGGGAATGTTCTCTATTGCAAATAAGGTGGATGACATTCATCGAAGACCTTGGATAGGGTTTCAATCATGGCGTGCTGCTGGTAGGAAG TCTCATTTCTTGAAGCAGACTTCGTTGTCCTTAAAAGCTGAAAAAGTATTGGAAGAAACAATACGAGAGAAAACTACAGGAGATGTAATATACTTTTGGGCACGGGTGGACAAGGATGGAGTAACAGGAAGCAATGACGTGCTCACTTTTTGGTCCATGTGTGACATCTTAAATGGAGGACACTGCAG GTCTGCTTTTGAAGATGCATTCCGCCGGATGTATGGATTGCCATTGCATGTAGAAGCTCTTCCGCCCATGCCAGAAGATGGTGGTTACTGGTCCGCTCTGCACAGCTGGGTGATGCCAACCCCTTCCTTTCTGGAGTTCATAATGTTTTCCCG GATGTTTACTGATTCTCTTGATGCCTTGCACACCAACTCTGGTAAAATTAATATGTGCTTGTTGGGATCCTCTGAGCTTGAG AAACAGCACTGTTATTGTCGTGTATTGGAACTACTGGTCAATGTTTGGGCTTATCATAGTGCTAGAAATATGGTCTACATGGATCCACACACAGGTTCACTGGAAGAGCAGCACCCAGTTGAACAACGCAAGGGATTCATGTGGGCAAAATACTTTAATTTTACATTGTTGAAGAGTATGGATGAAGATTTAGCAGAGGCTGCAGATGATGGTGATCATCCCCGTGAGATGTGGTTGTGGCCATTAACAGGGGAAGTGCATTGGCAAGGGATTTATGAAAGGGAGAGGGAGGAAAGATATAGGCTGAAGATGgacaagaagagaaaaacaagagagaaacTTCGTGAAAGGCAGAAGTACGGTTATAGGCAGAAGACACTTGCAGTTATTGATCCAAAAAAAAGGCAGAAGACAATTGCAGAATAG